The segment AAGCAGTTGTGGCGGAACAACTGCTCAGTACACTCGGCATCTCGGTAGATCACCGTGTCGAGCTTGCCGAAAAACCCCTTCTTGATCAGCGACTCGATCGAAGCCCCTGCCGGTATTGGCCGATATACCGGGCCTTCCCCTGCTGCGATGATGAACGAGTCCGTAGTCGGCTCTAGGCGTGCGTAAAGCGTGATCATGCTGGCTGCTCCGAAGTGAGATGGCCTCATCATCAGCGCCAGACCCGCGTGCCAGTAGTTTGGGGGGCTGAAAAAGCAAAACCCCACGCCATAAGGCAGTGGGGTTCTGTGTAGTGCACCACTGGTCGACGGATACCGTCGAACAGTCAATGACCAGATCAAGCAGCTTCAGCGTACTTAACCGCAACCTGGTTCATTGCCTCATGGAACTGCTGCCAACTGATAAGCCCGTTGTTGTGACGGGTGATCAGATCCAGCTGCTCGATACCCTTCGCCCACTCTTGCGTTGCCGCAAGCCGGTCTAGGGTATTTCTATCAGCCAATAGGCGGTAACCGGACTCGAACGCATCGAGTACAGCGGCCTCAGCGGTCAATGTCGTCATGTGTCCTGTCCAGCCACTCTTAGAGAAAGACTGGTGCCTGAAGCATCCTTGATTGGAAGCATCCGGCAGGATAATGACCCACGAATCGCCATGTATGCTCTTGAGCGTAAGCCCAAGCCCCTGAGAATCGAACTCCGCAAAAACGGTCTGGAGCTGTTCGTGCAAAGCCTGAGCTTCGGCAGCGAACTCTTGACCGTCAGCAGTTGTCAGGCCGGTTTCAGGATCAACGAAGAACTCATTGATCACCGATACCTGTTCAGCATAGAAGTCACGGGAAATTGACATCGGAATATCCTCGGGAAAGGGTATTCCTGCCCGTTGGGTGGAATACCCAACGGGTTGATTTCAAACGACTAACCGCGCGGTGGCATCGGTTTGGCGTCCGTGGCTCCATACGAGATGCAAGCTAATTTCAACTTGCCGTCTGAAGACGGTTCGGCGCAAAAGTTTGCAATGCTCGCTTGCTTGTTTGCCACTTCACGCTGCTCGGCCATCAGGAGAAGACCAATGGCTGTTGCGATCATGAATTTGGCGATGAAGCTGACCTTTTTCATCTGAAACTCCTTAGTGACTGACAGGATACCTGGCAGGACTGACTGTGAAATGGGGACCAAACACAGCCACAGGCCGTAGTTTGGCCTGAAGGGCTTAAGTTGAAGGTCATCTCAGGGATGAGAGACATGAAGGGGGATTTGTCGACCACTAACAGCATGAGTTCATGCTGAAGGTGGTCCGGCGGTACACCTAAGAAGACCTTAGACGTAAAGCCGGTGCTAATCATCGGGGATGATTTGCAGGGAACAACCAAAAACTAGCAGTTGCTCCCCGCTGCGGCAAGGCAAGAAGCCAGAATGAATTCTGGTTATGCCGCCAGCCCGGAACTGACCACCTCGCAGCCGGGATAGGCGTCTTCTGCCTGCTCAACCGCGTGCTCTCGATCTTCCGCCCAAGCCTCGAAAAGGATGGGGTCGTCAGCACCTTCTTCAATCAGCTGGACGACATACAGAACAAGCTCTGGGGCAACAGGGCAGCGCATACCGTTCTACCTCGCTCAGGCCGGATTTGGGGTTTTCATCGAGGACAGCAGCGCTGTGCTGCGCACTTGGTGATGTGCGTCAGCGAGCAACGCTCCCTGCGCAACCTCGTCACACAGTTCCCAGTGATAGGCGCTGACCGTGAACCGGCCAAGCCGATCCAGCTGCTGAATGTCCTGGACAGTGATGACGCCGCGAGCCACAAGCGCAGAAACATCAGCCTGACGCTTGCTGTAGCACGCCTCAACGCGCACCTGGGAATTTTCATCGCTCAGCAGCTGAGCTTGCGACTCCGGCGTGCAATGCGACCACCACTCGCGCGCCACCTCGGCACGGGTTTTGGGGTCGGCGAGTTGGATGTTTTGCGGGGTAATTGGTCTTGCTGGGGATGGTGAGAACATTGGCTTCTCCTTGATCGGGTAACCCATGCTCAAGGCAGTTGATGCGTGCCAGTAGACAATGAGTGGCGCGAAAGCCGCGCATCTACCGGCATGCAGGATGCGGCCACACAATTGCCCTATCTACTGCGAACCATCAGGAACAGGCATGCAGCCGAAAACAGGGCTTCACGTAACCAGTGCTGAAAACCTCAATTCCATTCTGTCCTGCGGGATCAAACCCGAGATTGGGGAGAGATCGAGGGCAACAGGTGAATCCCGCCCGCGGGTCTACTTCTTTCCGTCTCGTGAGGCCTGCGACACAGCATTGAGTACCTGGCTTGGCGATGCCTTCGAGGATGTCGTTGAAGAAGATGGCCTTGTCATCCTGGAAGTAGACCTAGCCGGGCTTCGGATTGAGAGCGACGCGCCCTTTGAGCTGGCGGTAGCGGAAGTCATCGAGCCGACCCGGATTATCTCGGTGATGGATGAGAGCTGGGCGGAATTTGCCGGCGAGTTCCCGCTCATCGAGCTGGCGTGAAAACTCGGTTTTCAGATGGCCGACTTGGCTTGCACGGAAAAATGCCATCCCTAGAGTACGGCTATCTCAAGCCGGGGGCCGGCGGCCCATGGCCAATCTTCAGCGTCGAAACTTCATCAAAAGCGCGATCAGCACAGCCGGAGCCCTGGCGCTCCCGCTGAATGCCTCTGCTGCCCCGCAAAAAACGCAGCGCCGTCGTGACTGGAGAGCCGTTGTCCTGGATCGGGACCGGTGGCTTCACTTGTATCGCCCAGCCACCAAAGAGACGGTGAAGGTTTGCTATTACCGCAAGGGGAAAGGGTGGCAGAAGCGGCAGTACCTCGCGCTGTGCCACATCCTTCGCGATGTTGAGTACAAGAAGGCCAAGCGGATTGATCCGAAGCTGCTGGATTTGCTATACATAATTCAGAGCTACCTCATAGCCAAGAAAAAGCCCTACGTGATCCACATCACTTCTGGGTACCGAACACCGGAGCACAACGCAGCACTGAAAGGCGCGGCTTCAAACTCACTCCACATGCAGGGCAAGGCCGCGGACATCTTTGTCCCTGGCATCGAAGTGTCTGCACTCTCGCGCTTGGTCAAAGCCATTGGAGTCGGCGGGGTAGGCATCTACCCGAGGCGGAAGTTTGTCCATGTGGACGTGGGCAACTTCAGGTCTTGGGTTGGGGATCTGTTTTCGCCCGAGCCGAAGTTCTATCTGGAGGGGTACGGGGAGCTATTCGCTGGAGAATCGCTCCCCTGGGATGTTGCGGCCTGATCAGTTCAGCGGAATTGGCTGGCCGGTTGCGGCGTGAAGCAGCACCTTGTCAGATACAGGGTAGGGTGGCAGGCCGGCTGTAGGGCGGCGCAGGTAAAGCTCTACGGCACCCATCGAGACGTTTTCAACCAACTCCTTTTCCTCTGAACCCGTAAGCGGAATCATCACGCCAGGCTCCTTCTTGTATAGCTTGCCGTCGTGGTGCAAAAAAAACTCGAACCCCTGATGCACATCTCTGCCAAAGGGCTTCAATCCACCACTGCCGATCTGGCTGTAGAAGGCTTTCAGAACCGCCTCAGCGGTATTGCCGAGTGTGTGATCACGGTATGCCTTGGTCGCAGTAGCCGCCATGTCAGAAGCCTCCATTGGCCGAAGCCATCGGGTAAGTGTTTGCAGAGTGCTGGGTCAGCGCCGAGGTTGCGATGCGAATTTCGACCCGGCGATTCATTGCCCGGCCTTCGGGCGTGTCATTTCCAGCCACCGGTGAGAAGTAGCTGCGCCCAGTCGCAGTGATTGCATTCGCAGGAACGCCCGAGGCTCTCAAAAAGGCCGCAACGCTTTCCGCACGGGCTTGCGAGAGCAGCTGATTGAGGGTTTCGGAGCCGCTATTGTCGGTGTGGCCAACCACTTCAACGGACTGCCCTGGAGCGTTGCGAAGCGCCTCGGACATCCGGCTGAGGCCCATAGGCACGCTTTCAGGAGAGTCCGATCACAGGCGATAGAAGCGGCCTGAGCGCGTGTAGAGGGTGTCCGGGCTGTATGTGACGATGCAGCTGGCGGGCAGCCCAGTGATCAGCGCAAAGCAAGCATGCACCGTATCTACGCCTTCAGACGCGGGCAGGGCGTCAAGCAACTTGGTTGGCAGGAATACCACGTCGCCGGCCCCTGCGTAGTCGCCACCCGAATACTGCTGGTCGTACTCAACGGCAATATGCGGCTCAAGCTCGGCGCTCACTTGCTGCAATGCGGCAATTCGGGCCGCAAGCTCGGTCTTGAAGTCGTCGCTCTCACACCCAACGAAGCCCCACCCATAAGTGCCCTGGTAGACATCGGGGATGCCAAGATCAATGCGGCCATCGTTCTTCTCGACAACTTCAATTGAGTGGGTCAAGGCGGCAAGCTCTGCCTCGGTATCACCCGTGAACAGCCCCTCTTGCTTGGCAAGCTCAAGTATCGCCTGAAGATTTGCCGTCAGAGCTTCGGGGCTCAAGCCAGCCGAACTGGCTGCACCCATAGAAATCTCACCACGAATCACCATCTGGAACTGCATAGATCACTCCTAGCGTGGCCGCCCCGTCTGGAGCGGCGGTTGCTGACTTGGGTTGTTAGGCTGCCTTTGCAGTGCCGCGCAGCTCGGCAAACATGGGCTGCTGGTACATGGCGTTGAAATACTTGGTGAGAAGCGGATTGCGCTGAGTGTTGACGCTCTGCTCGGCGCAGCGCTTGAGAAATACCGTGAACGCTACATCAGCAATGGACATGGACTCAGAGCACAGGAAGCTGGCCTTGAAGAACAGATTGCCCAGCGCCTCAAGGGTGTCCTCAAGGTCGCGCTTGGCCGCTTGATCGCCATCAGTGGCACGAGCCAGCGACACGAACATTTCGGTTTCGATGCGGCGCAGAGTCATCCGCGCATTGGCGCGGCTGACCGGGGTATGCGGCAGGAGGCTCGGGGCCGGGTAACGGTCGTCCAGAAACTCCAGAATCATGTCCAGACCGTTCAGAGTGACCTCACGATCCACCAGCAGAGGAAGCTCCGAGTAGTGGGTGAGGCTCGCAATCTGAGCCTGTACGGACGGGGTGCTCACCTCAACGACGCGGCACTCTGCGCCTTTCAGTGCAACAACGGCGCGGATGATTTCGGACTGGTAGCTTCCCGGCTCAACGAAGATCGACATCTGGTTGACGATAGACATGCTGGCTCTCCAAGTGGTGCGTTGTGATGGGTGTATTTCAACCTGAGCCCTTGCGTGCCAGCAGACCCAACAGAAGAAAAACCAAAAAACTTCGCCGCCAGAGTTAGGAGGTGAGCAGCCCTACAGGAAATGCCAGTCTCCAGGCTCGGCCCGGACGCCTGGCGTTGGCTGCCGGGAGCTTGGGAAGTAGCCCCGCTTATCCTGAACGGCCAGCATTGCGTCTGCGAGCTGCACGGCCGGAGACCACCCGTACGAAACCCGCAGAGAGCACTCGGGGCTTCCATGCCGATGTAGCTCCCATCGTCCACCCGTCCGCTTCAGGCTCGCCGGGCCTTCCAGGAGGAACGCCGCTATTGAGCCACACAGCGCATTGCCGTTGTCGTTGAAGACATCTTGGGCATCTGCAAATTGAGTGATGGCCCGAGCAAATCCCGCCTGAATCTCGGCCTCCGACTCGATCCCTGCCCAGCGCAGAAGTGCCGTCCAGGATGCCCAATCGCCAGAGCCCTCAGGACGGTCAAGGCGCAGGGTGCCCCATAGAACAGATCGGACCCCAAGTTCGGGAGCGAGAGCGCACAACCTCAGGGAGAAGACATCGCGCCGCGAGACAGCACCGGCGAAGGCCTCAAGCCAGTCATCGCCAGGGAACACATCAGCTGGGGCCGGAGCCAGTTCTCTGCGCAGCATTGCTGCGACCATCCCTCCATCAAGCGACGGGAGCGCAGAGCTGAAGATGTTCGGCAATGACAGGCTTTTGAGCATGGTGACCTCGAATGAGTGCGCCAATGCTCGAACAGGCTATGCCGTGCCAGCAGATTGCAGTGCTTTAAGCTCGGCTAAAACCAGCTTCGCTGCTGCGTTGCGCAGGCTGCGGTTGCCCCTGCTTAGGGCGAGGACATCGCGTTGCTTCTCAAGCAGGTAGGTCTGCGCAAACTTGGGGTTATTGATCCGCACGTTTCGCGCATTGCTGATCACATCGGCAAGCTTGAGCGATTGAGCTTGAGCCGATGCGGCGGCCAGCTGCTCCCTGAACCGCGCCTTACGATCCGCCCTGGAGAGGAACCCTTGGGGCTCCGGCGCACTCACCGCCATGATGAGATTCGCAACCTGATCTCCGTGCCCAAGCGCCAGCCGCTCGCGGCTCAACCCAGTATCCTCCTTCGAGTCATGCAGCCAGGCTGCGCTCAGGGCGTCCGGATCGTCAGTAACCGTTGAGAGCACGGCGCAGACTTCTGCGCAGTGTGAGGCATAGGCCAACCAAGAGCCTGCCCGGAATTGACCAGCATCGCCATGGGCGAGGATTGACCGCTCCCTAGCCCGCAGCACAGAAGGGTCTGCATCGTCTGCGGGGGCGTTGGCAAACCCTCCCGCGATGCCATCCAGCGCGAGATTCAGGTGGGGGATGATGAGGCTGACATCCTCGACGCATTGAGCCTCTACGATTTTCCCCAGATATAGCGACAGCATGGCTGTAGCAATGGGGACGTTGACCGTCCCCAGCCCGCTGCCGTCCAGACTTCGAGTGCTCAAAGCTTTGTCACCGTAAAGTCGCTCGTGACCACAGAACCATACTTGCGAAGGATCTTCTCGATCTCATCCTTAGCGTCTGTCTTGGTGTGAAAGATGACGGCTTCATCATCGCCAGATTCCGGATGAAGCCATGCGATGACTTCGTGGGTGAAGCCGCGCGCCCGAGCATGAGCGTGCCGGCGCGAGGTAGCAACTCTCTCGCGTTCCTCGATCAGCTTCATTTCCTCTTCGAACTCGGCGGATGAAACCTTCTCCATGCAGGCAGGGCATAGGCCGCGGGCATTGGTCGAGATCGTTGCCGGGTCAAATGCCGGGCCTTTGCATTCACCGCACTCGATGAGTTTCACCGAATCGAAGAGCGCCTGTACGTCGGCACCAGTGGCAGATGTCATGGAGACCTTGCCGTGTTTGATGGCCTCGCGGCTGCCGTTGAGCGAAACGCCAATTTGAAGCCCGTAGTTCGGGTACATAAAACAACAGGGCGAAATCTCGCACGAGAGGGTGGCGGTGCCCTCGATACGGGTCAGCTTCAAGCGCCGAAGGTCAGTCATAGATGCCTCTGCTCAGTCTTGGGTAAGGCAGCGCCTGCTGCGCTGCTCGATTGCACAGATACAGGGTGCGCCGTACCGGCTGGACGGCGGCATAGCCTTCATCGAAGTGGCGCTGTGCCGTTGTTCGATCTTCAGCCTTCTCCAGCCCGCGAGCACGGCTGAACCAGTCACGATGGAAGCGGGCCCGTGCTTCGTCCTTTTGAAGGCGAGCGGTCGCCGTCTGCGAGCCCGCCTCGAAGTAGGCTTCTGGCCGTCATGCGGGGTGCTGCCCACCACCAGCGCCGTTGAGCCATGGTTACCGCCAAGCCCGAAAGTCATTACGTGGTAGAACGGTTCATCAGCTTTGATGTGCATCCGACCGTCGATGGCTATCAGATTCGAGATCAGCTCGTTCAGTTGACTGATGCATTCATTGCGACCACCACTGCGCAATTGCCGGGAGAACAGGATTTCGAGGCTTGATTTCGGGGCGCTAGTCGAAATCTCGGCCTGCGCAGTTATCGAGTCATCGGGCGTCCAAAGGCGGCCTCCAAAGTGCCGGTACTCAATGCGCTCGCCCTGCACAGTCTTGATGAGTGCCACCGGGGCTTCCTGGGACGACACTTCGGGGATCGAGCTGATGAGCAGCCCATCCGTGTAGGTTGTTACAGAGTGGCGCTTACCATTCGAAGCGGGGGTAACCTCTCTGTAGTCGAACGAAATACGGATTTCCATGACAATCTCCGGCTGAATGTTGAGCCGTCATCATCGTGTGCGTTCTCGCGTGCCAACAGGTCGCTTGAATCATTGCATGGTGGCTTTGCATGGGTCTGCTGGCACGCACAGGAGTGCGTGACCATGACGCTAAATCAACGCAAGGAGCATCACCATGAACAAGATCGTAACCGTACTGTTTTTCGCGCTGACCGGGCTCGCCGGATGCGCGGGCAAACCGGCAAAGAGCGAAGACACTCGCCCCGTTTCGCCTGAAAAGGAGGTGATCGTGGTTTTGCCTAATTGCCAGGAGTTGGCCGGGCAGGTGGTCTGTCAGTGGATCGAACCGCCGCAGCGGCTACCTATTGAGGAAGCTGCTGCACAGGAGCCCCACCCAGCACCAGCGTCGATCTGATCGATCAACAAAAAGCCCGCTTATGCGGGCTTTTTCATGGGCAGGTGTTTCGACCTAAAGCCAAGTCTCAACTATCACCGGATCATCGGCAGGCTGGCGCTCCAGTCGGACAAGCCCTGCTGGAAGCATTTCCCGTAGGGCGTTCAGGTCATCTGCCAGCAGCACATCGCCAGTCGGGGTGATTTCCGGCGTGACCTCCCAGCGGCGAGCCACGAAGTTTTCCGGGTGATCCAAGGGACGTTCATACACCGTCCAGATCGAGAGTTTATCTTTGGCCATGATTTTTCCGGGTCTGCCAGGATGAGAGGACTTAACTAGCCAATAGCGGCGGGCTGTGACGATTCAAACACACTTCGGTGGTACCAGGTGCCCGAGATGAAAAGCTGAGTTTCCGTCGCATCATCGACATGCCCGAACCCCGGAACCGTATCACCGACGATGTAGTCTCGCCGGGGGAGGGGAGCCCCAAAGACAGCATGCCCATCACCGCAGAGTGACTGAAGGTCTTGAGGGCGAGACACGCTGTACTTTTGAATCAGCTCGACAATCGCATTGCCAGCCTGAAAAGCCTGCTCTGCAACATGCCGGGCGTTATGCAACCACATCCCGTCAGACTGGCCAGAAAAGCGGGTAATACCTTTCTTGCGCAGCTGAAGCACGCGCTCAGTAGCGCGCAGCAGGCCGGCAAGGGTTTTGTAGTTGGAAGGAGTGTTCATCGATTACTCCAGCCATCCGAGGTTCAGCTGATCAACTTCATCGCGGGATAGCTCGGCGCAGATGTAGCCGGCATCGGTGTGAGAGATATGGAAGAACCGCTCGAAGTCGCCCGGATCTGTATCAATCACGAACACTTGATCACCGGCCTTGTGGTGACCATTGGCCGAGTTGGTCGGATAGCGATGGCCGCACATGGCGGCAACCAGGCGCGTCATGGTGTTGTGCTTGCCGGCCTCGTGTTTAAAGACCTTCTCCGGCTCCCATGACTCATGGGAAGAATTGCTGAAGAGGATGCAGGCTGGCCGGCGGATGTTGCCGAACCTGCTTGCCCAGGAAGTTAGCGGTCGGTACCACGATGTCGTAGCCACTGGCACCGGAGAGCAGCTTGCCTTCGAGAACTTCGTTGCTGTCGAACAGGTCGTAGGTCACCTTGACATCGAATTTCTTCTCGAAATTCGCGATGGTGTCTTCGGCGATGTAGTCGTTCCAGTTGTAGATGTGCAACTGGCCGGCAGCCTGAGTGGCTCCCGAAAAAAGCGCGCATGCAAGCGCGAGGACAGACAGCGGCTGACGGTTGATCATCGATTTCTCCTGATGGGGGCCTATATCTGGGCTGCAATGGTGCAGTGGCTCGGTGTCTACTTTAACGGCGACTGAGCCTCATCCCAAGCCAACATTTGCGCTTCAAACCTATGTCTGCTGGCACGCGCTGGCGCTGGTGAGAATGGGCCATCTCAGATATTGGATGGAAACCCTATGTCCCGCGCCCAGGCTGTTAGCCCAAACCAATTTTGCTTTGACCTCAGCCCAGCCGTGCTGGCTCCTATCGCGTTATCAGTTGCGGTTAGCTCAGTGGTCAACCTTCCCCAGAGCCCAGCACGAAGCGCTGCGACCCTGAGGAATCGCCAGAAGCTGGCAGTCAAGCTGCGCGGCATTGGAGAGGACCTGGTAGGCCGCGCAGAGGTGAGTGCTTCCCGTCCCCGCCTTGCGAATACTCGCCGGCGAGCAGCCATGGCCAGCAGCGCCGAGCAGTCTGCCCTTGAAGAGCGCGCCCTCGGCAGAACGATGATCAACATCGCCGCGGCGATTGAGGCGGGAGAAGCTAACGCCCTCATGGGCTTTTCGTCTAAGGCAGCAATCGAGTCGCTCATCAGTGAATTGCGGTGCGTTGAGACGTACGCCCGACAGGCCGGCAGAACGCTGAACTCCGAAGCGATCAATTCCTTCGCCAGAATTCACGGCCCTCGCTGGGGCTTGAGCGGCTCTTCATGGGAGCGTGCCGTCGCGGTAACCGAGGGTCTGGAGGGGGCTGAGCGGTTTCGCGCCCTAATTACGGGAGCTGAGGCTATTACCGGACAGGCTCTTGAACTGATGTTCGAGCTGCTCGGAAAGGAGAAAGCTGAGTACGAGCTGGGCTGGTATAACGTGTCTCGAATC is part of the Pseudomonas saponiphila genome and harbors:
- a CDS encoding YcbK family protein, whose amino-acid sequence is MANLQRRNFIKSAISTAGALALPLNASAAPQKTQRRRDWRAVVLDRDRWLHLYRPATKETVKVCYYRKGKGWQKRQYLALCHILRDVEYKKAKRIDPKLLDLLYIIQSYLIAKKKPYVIHITSGYRTPEHNAALKGAASNSLHMQGKAADIFVPGIEVSALSRLVKAIGVGGVGIYPRRKFVHVDVGNFRSWVGDLFSPEPKFYLEGYGELFAGESLPWDVAA
- a CDS encoding OmpA family protein, translated to MGLSRMSEALRNAPGQSVEVVGHTDNSGSETLNQLLSQARAESVAAFLRASGVPANAITATGRSYFSPVAGNDTPEGRAMNRRVEIRIATSALTQHSANTYPMASANGGF
- a CDS encoding glutathione binding-like protein, producing the protein MSIVNQMSIFVEPGSYQSEIIRAVVALKGAECRVVEVSTPSVQAQIASLTHYSELPLLVDREVTLNGLDMILEFLDDRYPAPSLLPHTPVSRANARMTLRRIETEMFVSLARATDGDQAAKRDLEDTLEALGNLFFKASFLCSESMSIADVAFTVFLKRCAEQSVNTQRNPLLTKYFNAMYQQPMFAELRGTAKAA
- a CDS encoding HD domain-containing protein, which codes for MSTRSLDGSGLGTVNVPIATAMLSLYLGKIVEAQCVEDVSLIIPHLNLALDGIAGGFANAPADDADPSVLRARERSILAHGDAGQFRAGSWLAYASHCAEVCAVLSTVTDDPDALSAAWLHDSKEDTGLSRERLALGHGDQVANLIMAVSAPEPQGFLSRADRKARFREQLAAASAQAQSLKLADVISNARNVRINNPKFAQTYLLEKQRDVLALSRGNRSLRNAAAKLVLAELKALQSAGTA